From a single Helicovermis profundi genomic region:
- a CDS encoding ketopantoate reductase family protein, whose product MRNMKSVYLIGLGAIGASFCSKFIENDYENFKVIANGKRKEKYESSKFIVNNKEYKFKFISSEDNMEKADLIIIACKFHHLSDVIKQVKPFVNSKTVIMSLLNGISSEAIIAKELGEEKLLYSVCYGIDALRNDNGISYKNLGTIMFGEKENSVYSNRVEGIKNLFDEVGIPYDSPKDLMKVIWRKFMINVGINQTSAILRADYKVFQNDYYARKLMDDTMREVIGLANKLGIDLGDEDIELFHDFIDTFAPNGKTSMLQDIESKRKTEVEMFAGEMIKLGGLNSYDTPINNILFDMIKTIENNY is encoded by the coding sequence ATGCGAAATATGAAGAGCGTATATTTGATAGGTCTTGGAGCAATTGGAGCTTCATTTTGCTCAAAATTTATTGAAAATGACTATGAAAATTTTAAAGTAATTGCAAATGGAAAACGTAAAGAAAAATATGAGAGTTCAAAATTTATCGTAAATAATAAAGAATATAAATTTAAGTTTATTTCAAGTGAAGACAATATGGAAAAAGCTGATTTAATTATTATTGCTTGTAAATTTCATCATTTAAGTGATGTTATCAAGCAAGTAAAACCTTTTGTAAATTCTAAAACGGTCATAATGTCTTTACTTAATGGTATATCAAGTGAAGCTATAATTGCCAAAGAACTTGGTGAGGAAAAATTACTATATTCAGTATGTTATGGAATTGATGCGCTTAGAAATGATAATGGTATAAGTTATAAAAATTTGGGTACTATAATGTTTGGTGAAAAAGAAAATAGTGTGTATTCTAATAGAGTAGAAGGTATTAAGAATTTATTTGATGAAGTTGGAATTCCTTATGATTCTCCTAAAGATTTAATGAAAGTTATATGGCGTAAATTCATGATAAACGTTGGAATTAACCAAACTTCAGCAATTCTTAGAGCTGATTATAAAGTTTTTCAAAATGATTACTATGCTAGAAAGCTAATGGATGATACCATGAGAGAGGTAATTGGACTTGCAAATAAATTAGGGATTGACTTAGGCGATGAGGATATTGAATTATTTCATGATTTTATTGATACATTCGCTCCAAATGGAAAAACTTCAATGCTTCAGGATATAGAATCTAAAAGAAAAACTGAAGTTGAAATGTTTGCAGGAGAAATGATAAAATTAGGTGGACTTAATAGTTATGACACACCTATTAATAATATATTATTTGATATGATTAAAACGATAGAAAATAATTACTAG
- the coaE gene encoding dephospho-CoA kinase (Dephospho-CoA kinase (CoaE) performs the final step in coenzyme A biosynthesis.), which produces MKLKIIGLTGGIASGKSTVSKVLKELGAIIVDADKIARDVVKKGEKSLEEIEETFGKEVINKDGTLDRKKLGKIVFSDYRKLRLLNAITHPRIKEKVYEEFEYYRNRNENIIFFDCPLLYESKYENDVTETWLIYVDKETQIDRLVKRDNIKKEEAIKRINAQKLLVDKIELSDIIVYNSFSIEELKNDVLILYSGYTNTKIIDNLEYMKKNSSH; this is translated from the coding sequence ATGAAATTGAAAATTATAGGACTTACTGGAGGAATAGCTTCGGGTAAAAGCACTGTATCAAAAGTGCTAAAAGAACTTGGAGCGATTATAGTAGATGCAGATAAAATTGCTCGTGATGTTGTAAAAAAAGGTGAAAAATCATTAGAAGAAATTGAAGAAACATTTGGAAAAGAAGTTATTAATAAAGATGGAACTTTGGATAGAAAAAAACTTGGAAAGATTGTATTTAGTGATTATAGAAAATTACGATTATTGAATGCGATTACCCATCCTAGGATTAAAGAAAAAGTTTATGAAGAATTTGAGTATTACAGAAATAGGAATGAAAATATTATTTTTTTTGATTGTCCTTTGCTATATGAAAGTAAATATGAAAATGATGTAACAGAAACTTGGTTAATATATGTTGATAAAGAAACTCAAATTGATAGGCTAGTTAAAAGAGACAATATTAAAAAAGAAGAAGCGATAAAAAGAATAAATGCTCAGAAGTTATTAGTCGATAAAATTGAATTATCAGATATTATTGTTTATAATTCTTTTAGTATAGAAGAGCTTAAAAATGATGTATTAATACTTTATTCTGGATATACCAATACTAAGATTATAGACAATTTAGAGTATATGAAAAAAAATAGCAGCCATTAG
- the polA gene encoding DNA polymerase I, which translates to MKDKVIIIDGNSLINRAFFAIPSLSNKEGIPTNGMYGFLNMLFKLLDKHSPKYVSVAFDLKAPTFRHKLSSDYKGTRKGMPDDLRPQMNMLKEILDNLGINRMELEGFEADDLIGSVAKLCGRENLDVMIFTGDKDALQLVDDNITVYITKRGITNLKEYREEDVFEEFTLMPNQIIDYKGLSGDTSDNIPGIPGVGPKTAIKLLLEFTTVENLILNSEKVKNKRIRGLVEEYKEQALLSKKLATIVTNIPFEFNVDELLIKEKNIEKLIELYKKYEFTSFIRNLKEESLHLTNTTSEDEINNNLVEEEEIEFKLINNLNELSNMVSEIKKNKVISIKSIYDKANIRTNEAIGFAISDKDTTYYVDLLGEVKFIDLKVILEDENIKKITYNGKREFLIAFRYGISIENHTFDGFIANYLINPSRNKYELSDVAMEYLSKAIKSKEDLLGKGAKAKKYCDISFSDLSNYSAVYSRILFEVHCELDKKLIELNLSELFIDVEIPLVEILASTEYEGFKVDESVLNEIDEDLTNKLREIESEIYSYSNEKFNINSPKQLGVVLFETLELPVIKKTKTGFSTSHDVLIKLEKKHPIVPLVIEYRTYSKLKSTYVDGIRSVINKETGKVHSSLNQTVAVTGRLSSSDPNMQNIPVRIPIGRKIRKVFVADNNCKLIDADYSQIELRVLAHMSKDENLLLAYRENLDIHTMTASKVFNIPLDEITADIRSRAKEVNFGIVYGMSDYGLSETLKIPRKTAKLYIEQYFEKYPGVKEYMDTTIKECKEIGYVVTLLNRRRYIPEINHKNFNLRSFAERTAMNTPIQGSAADIIKIAMINVYNRLKREKLKSKLILQVHDELIIDTSEDEIEIVKEILVDEMENAYKLDIPLLVDMKVGTSWFDTK; encoded by the coding sequence ATGAAAGATAAAGTTATTATTATAGATGGTAATAGTTTAATAAATAGAGCTTTTTTTGCGATACCTTCATTATCTAATAAAGAAGGCATTCCAACTAATGGTATGTATGGATTTTTAAATATGTTATTTAAACTTCTAGATAAACACAGTCCTAAATATGTAAGTGTTGCATTTGATTTAAAAGCTCCAACATTTAGGCATAAACTTTCAAGTGATTACAAAGGAACTAGAAAAGGTATGCCTGATGATTTAAGACCGCAAATGAACATGCTTAAAGAAATATTAGATAATTTAGGCATTAACAGAATGGAACTTGAAGGTTTTGAAGCTGATGACTTAATTGGAAGTGTTGCAAAACTTTGTGGTAGAGAAAATCTTGATGTGATGATTTTTACAGGTGACAAAGATGCACTTCAGTTAGTTGATGATAATATTACTGTTTACATCACCAAAAGAGGGATAACAAATCTTAAAGAATACAGAGAAGAAGATGTTTTTGAAGAATTTACTTTGATGCCTAATCAGATTATCGATTATAAAGGCTTAAGTGGTGATACTTCGGACAATATTCCTGGAATACCTGGTGTTGGACCTAAAACAGCTATTAAATTACTTTTAGAATTTACAACGGTTGAAAATTTAATACTTAATTCAGAAAAGGTAAAAAATAAGAGAATTAGAGGATTAGTTGAAGAATATAAAGAACAAGCACTTCTTAGTAAAAAACTTGCTACAATAGTTACAAATATACCATTTGAATTTAATGTAGATGAATTATTAATAAAAGAAAAAAATATTGAAAAATTAATTGAATTATATAAAAAATATGAATTTACTTCTTTTATTAGAAACTTGAAAGAAGAGAGCTTACATTTGACAAATACTACATCTGAAGATGAAATAAACAATAATTTAGTTGAAGAAGAAGAAATTGAATTTAAGTTAATAAATAATCTTAATGAACTTTCAAATATGGTTAGTGAAATTAAAAAAAACAAAGTAATTTCAATTAAGTCAATATATGACAAGGCTAATATTAGAACTAATGAAGCTATTGGATTTGCAATTTCTGATAAAGATACCACTTACTATGTTGATTTATTGGGTGAAGTTAAATTTATTGATTTAAAAGTAATTCTTGAAGACGAAAATATTAAAAAGATAACTTATAATGGAAAAAGAGAGTTTTTAATAGCATTTAGATATGGTATAAGCATTGAAAATCATACGTTTGATGGATTTATTGCAAATTACTTGATTAATCCGAGCAGAAACAAATATGAGCTTTCAGATGTTGCTATGGAGTATTTATCAAAGGCAATAAAGTCTAAAGAAGATTTGCTTGGAAAAGGTGCAAAAGCAAAAAAATACTGTGATATTAGTTTTAGTGACTTATCCAATTATAGTGCTGTTTATTCAAGAATACTATTTGAAGTACATTGTGAATTAGATAAAAAACTGATTGAACTTAATTTAAGTGAATTATTTATTGATGTAGAAATTCCACTAGTTGAGATATTGGCTTCTACTGAATATGAGGGCTTTAAAGTTGATGAAAGTGTTTTAAACGAAATTGATGAAGATTTAACCAATAAACTGCGTGAAATTGAGTCTGAAATATACTCTTATTCTAACGAAAAATTTAATATTAATTCACCTAAACAATTAGGCGTGGTTTTATTTGAAACACTTGAACTTCCAGTAATTAAAAAGACGAAAACAGGATTTTCTACAAGTCATGATGTCTTAATAAAACTCGAAAAAAAACATCCTATTGTACCACTTGTAATAGAGTATAGAACTTATTCAAAATTAAAATCTACATATGTTGATGGAATAAGAAGTGTAATAAATAAAGAGACTGGAAAAGTTCATTCAAGTTTAAATCAAACTGTTGCAGTTACAGGAAGACTTAGTTCAAGTGATCCTAATATGCAAAATATTCCTGTAAGGATTCCTATCGGAAGAAAAATTAGAAAAGTGTTTGTTGCAGATAATAATTGTAAATTAATAGATGCTGATTACTCACAAATTGAACTAAGAGTACTAGCGCATATGTCAAAAGATGAAAACCTATTACTTGCCTATAGAGAAAATTTAGATATTCATACTATGACTGCTTCAAAAGTTTTTAATATTCCCTTAGATGAAATTACAGCAGATATTAGAAGTAGAGCGAAAGAAGTGAATTTTGGTATTGTATATGGTATGAGTGACTATGGTTTAAGTGAAACACTTAAAATACCAAGAAAAACCGCAAAGCTATATATAGAACAATACTTTGAAAAATATCCTGGTGTAAAAGAATATATGGATACAACAATCAAAGAATGTAAGGAAATTGGATACGTAGTAACTTTACTAAATAGAAGAAGATATATTCCTGAAATAAATCACAAAAACTTTAATTTAAGGTCATTTGCTGAAAGGACTGCAATGAATACTCCAATTCAGGGAAGTGCGGCTGATATAATTAAAATTGCAATGATTAATGTATATAATAGATTAAAAAGAGAAAAATTAAAATCCAAACTTATACTTCAAGTTCACGATGAACTTATTATTGACACAAGTGAAGATGAAATAGAAATTGTAAAAGAAATTTTAGTAGATGAGATGGAAAATGCATATAAACTTGATATTCCGCTTTTGGTAGATATGAAAGTGGGGACTAGCTGGTTTGATACAAAGTAG
- a CDS encoding SIMPL domain-containing protein has protein sequence MKKLIIGSIVGIVAVALMFGGGYIKGTSTSSADEITKTSANKVSVTGSGTISMKPDVAYVNVGVTTQNEVAALAQEENKKLMNAVMDSLLDMGLLKENLTTSNYSLYKTTLYNKEEKEDVVIANNTLKVKLTDLDMVGKVIDVAAKNGANKINSVRFEVADTTKAYNDALVLAMKSAESKAKAIMGTFDESPIKPSSVTESSYGGRMYNENVYADFSAKALSASTPINAENIDVTANVTVEYQY, from the coding sequence ATGAAAAAATTAATTATTGGTAGTATTGTAGGAATCGTGGCTGTAGCATTAATGTTTGGAGGAGGTTATATAAAAGGGACATCTACTTCCTCAGCGGATGAGATTACAAAAACTTCTGCTAATAAAGTTAGTGTAACAGGAAGTGGAACAATATCTATGAAACCAGATGTGGCGTATGTAAATGTGGGTGTTACAACTCAAAATGAAGTTGCAGCTTTAGCACAAGAAGAAAATAAAAAGCTTATGAATGCTGTTATGGATTCACTTCTTGATATGGGATTATTAAAAGAAAATTTAACTACAAGTAATTACAGTCTTTATAAAACAACTTTATATAATAAAGAAGAAAAAGAAGATGTTGTTATTGCAAATAATACCTTAAAAGTAAAATTAACTGATTTAGATATGGTAGGTAAAGTTATTGATGTAGCTGCTAAAAATGGAGCAAATAAAATTAATAGTGTTAGATTTGAAGTAGCGGATACTACAAAAGCATATAATGATGCACTTGTTTTAGCTATGAAGTCTGCGGAAAGTAAAGCCAAAGCGATTATGGGAACCTTTGATGAATCACCAATTAAACCTTCTTCAGTTACTGAATCTAGCTATGGCGGAAGAATGTATAATGAAAATGTTTATGCAGATTTTTCTGCAAAGGCTTTGTCAGCTTCTACACCAATAAATGCTGAAAATATTGATGTTACAGCAAATGTTACAGTAGAATATCAGTATTAG